A region of Synechococcus sp. MW101C3 DNA encodes the following proteins:
- a CDS encoding glycosyltransferase: MDAFPLIPSASLAPALLPVLLVLAAARWLTHRPEALRPLAARRLAVALLLFLVLRYLVWRVGFSLNTSSALALTLSLVLLGCEAFLLGTGMMQILLSWRAIPPRERQADRLEACFRTGTWQPPVDVLIPTCGEPLAVLRRCLVGVTAMRYPHKRVFVLDDSGRAEVEELANRLGCTYLSRLDRRGAKAGNLNFGLSHSHAELVAVFDADFIPQTHFLERTLGFFLEADVALVQTPQTFINADPLMRNLAMERWLLPDEESFYRWIQPVRDGNAAVVCAGTSFVVRRSALAAIGGFNPGALSEDFVAGLELTARGHRLVYLPEKLSAGLAAETMADFVQQRLRWCTGTLQTLRLNANPLRLRGLSAQQRFSYSEGLLHWFNNLPRLILLLMPLCVGLLGILPIRMTLEQFLVYALPVLCSQLALVGWLTRGSRHALLPELMSWLLAVPLAITVLRSLVMPGGGFTITPKHRLRQHGGGAWSLMLPLLVLLVVNLANLGAVLLQLQAGPLAPTTHWVGLFWGGLNTFALLVALRCCIDPPCLDPTPWLALHLPVQLRAEGITCTLQLEAISERGLEGRLTADLPPFSEATLQLPGLPAPLPASCLAKRERNVALAWEALSWDSHNALIQFLYCTPGSWPQRQAPPEWKALAVLFSQLLRAPREARPFRRSLVPKSINTTQSLAPLTSHP, translated from the coding sequence TTGGACGCCTTCCCTCTGATTCCTTCGGCCTCGCTGGCCCCCGCCCTGCTGCCGGTGCTGTTGGTGCTGGCGGCGGCCCGCTGGCTCACCCACCGGCCTGAAGCCCTGCGTCCGCTGGCGGCGCGCCGATTGGCGGTGGCGCTGCTGCTGTTTCTGGTGCTGCGTTACCTGGTGTGGCGGGTGGGCTTCAGCCTCAACACCTCATCAGCGCTGGCGCTCACCCTCTCCCTGGTGCTGCTGGGCTGCGAAGCCTTCCTGCTGGGCACCGGCATGATGCAGATCCTGCTCAGCTGGCGCGCGATTCCGCCACGGGAGCGGCAGGCCGATCGACTCGAAGCCTGTTTCCGCACCGGAACCTGGCAGCCGCCGGTGGATGTGCTGATTCCCACCTGCGGCGAGCCGCTGGCGGTGTTGCGGCGCTGTCTGGTGGGCGTGACGGCGATGCGTTATCCCCACAAGCGCGTGTTCGTGCTCGACGACAGCGGCCGCGCTGAGGTGGAAGAGCTCGCCAACCGCCTCGGTTGCACTTACCTCAGCCGCCTCGATCGCCGCGGCGCCAAGGCGGGCAATCTGAATTTCGGTCTCAGCCACAGCCATGCGGAACTGGTGGCGGTGTTCGATGCCGACTTCATCCCGCAGACCCACTTTCTCGAGCGCACGCTCGGCTTCTTTCTGGAGGCGGATGTGGCGCTGGTGCAAACCCCCCAGACCTTCATCAACGCCGATCCGTTGATGCGCAACCTGGCGATGGAGCGCTGGCTGCTGCCCGATGAGGAGAGCTTCTACCGCTGGATCCAGCCGGTGCGGGATGGCAATGCCGCCGTCGTCTGTGCCGGCACCTCCTTCGTGGTGCGGCGTTCGGCGCTGGCGGCCATCGGTGGGTTCAACCCGGGGGCGCTCTCCGAGGATTTCGTGGCCGGCCTGGAGCTCACCGCCCGCGGCCATCGCCTCGTGTACCTGCCGGAGAAGCTCAGCGCTGGTCTGGCGGCGGAAACGATGGCCGATTTCGTCCAGCAGCGCTTGCGCTGGTGCACCGGCACCCTGCAGACCCTGCGCCTGAACGCCAATCCGCTGCGGCTGCGGGGGCTCTCGGCCCAGCAGCGCTTCTCCTACAGCGAGGGGCTGCTGCACTGGTTCAACAACCTGCCCCGGCTGATCCTGCTGCTGATGCCGTTGTGTGTGGGGCTGCTCGGCATCCTGCCGATCCGCATGACGCTCGAGCAGTTTCTCGTTTACGCCCTGCCCGTGCTCTGCAGCCAACTGGCCCTGGTGGGCTGGCTCACCCGCGGCTCCCGCCATGCCCTGCTGCCGGAGCTGATGAGCTGGCTGTTGGCGGTGCCACTGGCGATCACCGTGCTGCGCAGCCTGGTGATGCCGGGCGGAGGCTTCACGATCACGCCCAAGCACCGCCTGCGCCAGCACGGCGGAGGCGCCTGGTCGTTGATGTTGCCGCTGCTCGTGCTGCTGGTGGTCAACCTCGCCAACCTCGGCGCCGTGCTGCTGCAGCTGCAGGCGGGCCCGCTGGCTCCCACCACCCACTGGGTGGGGCTGTTCTGGGGCGGCCTCAACACCTTTGCCCTGCTGGTGGCGTTGCGCTGCTGCATCGATCCCCCCTGTCTCGATCCCACCCCCTGGCTGGCGCTCCACCTGCCGGTCCAGCTGCGGGCGGAGGGGATCACCTGCACGCTCCAGCTCGAAGCCATCAGCGAGCGGGGGTTGGAAGGCCGCCTCACCGCCGACCTGCCGCCGTTCAGCGAGGCCACCCTGCAGCTGCCTGGCCTGCCGGCGCCCCTGCCGGCCAGCTGCCTGGCCAAACGCGAACGGAACGTGGCACTGGCCTGGGAGGCGCTCAGCTGGGACAGCCACAACGCGCTCATTCAGTTTCTGTACTGCACCCCGGGCAGCTGGCCGCAGCGTCAGGCTCCGCCGGAGTGGAAGGCGCTGGCGGTGCTGTTCTCCCAGCTGCTGCGGGCACCGCGGGAGGCACGCCCCTTCCGCCGCAGCCTGGTGCCGAAGTCCATCAACACCACACAATCTCTCGCCCCACTCACCAGCCACCCATAA
- a CDS encoding anhydro-N-acetylmuramic acid kinase, protein MKVLGLMSGTSADGIDAVLASFEGPRDHPRWRVLHSTSTPYLEPLRSQLVAVGQGEPHTAAALLDLAEAVTVEQARAARSCDPAGEAELVGCHGQTLWHRPPTPEGRGASWQLLQGPLLAQLLHTPVVFDLRAHDLALGGHGAPLVPAADAALLPRIGGWRAVLNLGGIANLTLLPPASGPERQAPVTGWDCGPANTLIDLAVAQFSDGRLGYDRDGAWAARGKVQNALIARWLQDDYFHLPPPKSTGRELFGQEDLRRRLQELALAAEPGNSGLATQQADALATLTAFSAAVVAQDLERGTRPVELVLAGGGAHNGTLVRELRQRCRGVMVRPLSELGVEPAQREALGFALLAWWHHHRHPGSLPSVTGASRSAVLGVRATPTT, encoded by the coding sequence CGCGACCATCCCCGTTGGCGTGTCTTGCACAGCACCTCGACCCCCTACCTCGAGCCGCTGCGCTCCCAGTTGGTGGCGGTGGGTCAGGGGGAGCCACACACCGCCGCCGCGCTATTGGATCTGGCGGAGGCGGTCACCGTCGAACAGGCGCGCGCCGCCCGCAGCTGCGATCCTGCCGGCGAGGCGGAGCTGGTGGGCTGCCATGGCCAGACCCTCTGGCATCGCCCGCCCACACCCGAAGGTCGCGGTGCCAGCTGGCAACTCCTGCAGGGCCCCCTGCTGGCCCAGCTGTTGCACACGCCGGTGGTGTTTGATCTGCGCGCCCATGACCTGGCACTCGGCGGGCATGGCGCGCCACTGGTGCCAGCCGCCGATGCCGCGTTGCTGCCACGCATCGGCGGCTGGCGGGCGGTGCTCAACCTCGGTGGCATCGCCAATCTCACCTTGCTGCCGCCGGCCAGTGGCCCGGAGCGGCAGGCCCCGGTGACGGGCTGGGACTGCGGCCCGGCCAACACTCTGATCGACCTTGCGGTGGCGCAGTTCAGTGATGGCCGCCTCGGCTACGACCGCGATGGCGCCTGGGCTGCCCGCGGCAAGGTGCAGAACGCCTTGATCGCCCGTTGGCTGCAGGACGACTATTTCCACTTGCCACCGCCGAAGTCCACCGGCCGCGAACTGTTCGGCCAGGAGGATCTGCGCCGCCGCCTGCAGGAACTCGCCCTGGCAGCCGAACCCGGGAACTCAGGACTTGCCACCCAGCAGGCAGATGCACTTGCCACCCTCACCGCCTTCAGTGCGGCGGTTGTCGCTCAGGACCTGGAGCGGGGCACCCGGCCAGTGGAGCTGGTACTGGCCGGCGGCGGCGCCCACAACGGCACGCTGGTGCGTGAGCTCCGCCAGCGCTGCCGCGGCGTGATGGTGAGGCCCCTGTCGGAGCTGGGGGTGGAGCCGGCCCAGCGGGAAGCGCTGGGTTTCGCGCTGCTGGCCTGGTGGCACCACCACCGCCATCCCGGTTCCCTGCCTTCCGTCACCGGGGCCTCCCGCAGCGCAGTGCTGGGCGTACGCGCAACTCCCACCACCTGA